From Nocardioides daedukensis, the proteins below share one genomic window:
- a CDS encoding DUF485 domain-containing protein, protein MPPNAHDQADRHHPIYDELHATPEFTELRRAYRGFVFPATVAFLVWYLLYVVLSMWASDLMGQKVVGNINVALVFGLLQFLTTFLLAWWYSSYSTKKLDPLARKLNDDFNAHMDGPAAGAAGTEA, encoded by the coding sequence GTGCCCCCGAATGCACATGACCAAGCCGATCGGCACCATCCGATCTATGACGAGCTGCACGCGACACCCGAGTTCACCGAGCTGCGCCGCGCCTATCGCGGGTTCGTGTTCCCTGCGACCGTCGCCTTCCTGGTCTGGTACCTGCTCTACGTCGTGCTCTCCATGTGGGCCTCCGACCTGATGGGCCAGAAGGTCGTCGGCAACATCAACGTGGCGCTGGTCTTCGGGCTGCTCCAGTTCCTGACCACCTTCCTGCTGGCGTGGTGGTACTCCTCCTACAGCACCAAGAAGCTGGACCCGCTGGCCCGCAAGCTCAACGACGACTTCAACGCGCACATGGACGGCCCTGCCGCCGGTGCCGCCGGAACGGAGGCCTGA